From one Thermatribacter velox genomic stretch:
- the nuoE gene encoding NADH-quinone oxidoreductase subunit NuoE codes for MENNTGATTLERSFEKVNEILKKHGYQPSNLIAILQEIQAEYRYLPEEILTYVATALGVSPAYVYGVATFYAQFSLTPKGKHIIRVCDGTACHVKGSSQVLKVIRETLGLEEGKDTTDDLLFTVETVACVGACALAPVITIDDQVYGLLDEKKVREIIEAILEQEGGK; via the coding sequence ATGGAAAATAATACCGGGGCCACCACGCTGGAAAGGAGTTTTGAAAAGGTTAACGAAATTCTCAAAAAACACGGTTATCAACCCAGCAACCTCATCGCCATTTTGCAGGAAATCCAGGCAGAATACAGGTACCTTCCTGAAGAAATTCTGACCTATGTCGCTACGGCGCTTGGAGTGTCGCCAGCCTATGTTTATGGAGTGGCCACTTTCTATGCTCAGTTTTCTTTAACCCCCAAAGGAAAGCACATAATCCGGGTATGTGATGGCACAGCCTGTCACGTAAAAGGCTCCTCCCAGGTATTAAAGGTCATTCGCGAAACACTGGGCCTTGAAGAAGGTAAAGATACTACCGATGATTTGCTGTTCACTGTGGAAACTGTTGCCTGCGTGGGCGCTTGTGCCCTGGCTCCTGTAATTACCATAGACGACCAGGTTTATGGCCTGCTCGATGAGAAGAAAGTCCGAGAGATTATCGAAGCAATTCTCGAACAAGAGGGAGGTAAGTGA